From Nicotiana tabacum cultivar K326 chromosome 22, ASM71507v2, whole genome shotgun sequence, one genomic window encodes:
- the LOC142176034 gene encoding uncharacterized protein LOC142176034, which yields MVEDFLEVLMDDFRVVGDSFAERLKNLDKVIVHTHHAALRYLMTKNDSKARLMRWVLLLQEFDLEIVDRKESENHVADHLSHLEEEGRPSDGLKINDSFPDEQLLSVSMNSMPWFADVANFHVTGIVPCELSSNQRKKLKRDILDCYWDKPYLFKICNDGMIQICVPEEEQMSVLDASHSSPYSGHHGGARTASKMLRCGF from the exons atggtggaggacttcttGGAAGTGCTCATGGATGATTTCAGAGTTGTGGGTGACTCCTTTGCTGAGCGTTTGAAGAATCTTGACAAG gtgataGTTCATACTCACCATGCAGCACTTcgctacttgatgacaaagaatgATTCTAAAGCTCGGTTAATGAGATGGGTTctattgcttcaagagtttgaccttgagatTGTTGATCGGAAAGAGAGTGAAAACCatgtggcggaccacttgtcccacttggaggaggaggggaggcccagTGATGGCCTCaaaattaatgattcattccctgatgagcaactccTATCCGTATCTATGAATAGCATGCCTTGGTTCGCAGATGTTGCCAACTTTCATGTGACCGGTATTgttccgtgtgagctctcttctaaccaaaggaagaagcttaaacgaGATATCTTGGACTGCTACTGGGATAAGCCTTACTTGTTCAAAATCTGTAATGATGGTATGATCCAGATATGTGTtccggaagaggagcaaatgagcgTTTTGGATGCTAGTCATTCCTCTCCCTAcagtggtcatcatggtggggcgaggacaGCTTCAAAGATGCTTAGATGTGGTTTTTAA